The Rhodospirillaceae bacterium genome has a window encoding:
- a CDS encoding PTS sugar transporter subunit IIA: MIGMVLVTHGRLALELFAALEHVVGPQTQTASICIGPDDDMEQRRAEIVAAVEKVDSGKGVVVLTDMFGGTPSNLAISIMENANVEVIAGVNLPLLIKLASVRSTEPMDKAVLQAQDAGRKYINVASALLAQSE; the protein is encoded by the coding sequence ATGATTGGCATGGTTCTCGTAACGCATGGTCGGCTCGCGCTGGAATTGTTTGCCGCGCTGGAACATGTGGTTGGCCCGCAAACCCAAACAGCCAGTATTTGCATCGGACCTGACGATGATATGGAACAACGTCGTGCCGAAATTGTGGCCGCTGTTGAAAAAGTAGACTCTGGCAAAGGCGTGGTTGTTCTGACCGACATGTTTGGTGGCACACCGTCGAATCTGGCGATCTCGATTATGGAAAATGCCAACGTGGAAGTGATCGCCGGGGTTAATTTGCCCTTGTTGATCAAACTGGCCTCGGTGCGCTCAACTGAACCCATGGACAAAGCCGTACTGCAGGCCCAAGACGCTGGGCGTAAATATATCAATGTGGCCTCTGCTCTGCTGGCCCAGAGCGAGTAG
- a CDS encoding phosphotransferase, translating to MTWDRTQAADDFLAANGWAGATRKPLAGDASFRRYERIIKDGEADTVLMDAPPPQEDVRPFVAIGQHLVKLGFSAPDILAEDTQQGFLLLEDLGDNTYTRLLTNDHDETELYELATDVLIHLNRFAVSEVTPPGVIPYGKARLLEEVDRLNTWYLPLVNAPELSTEVRQTYMDIWTALLPQAWRAPESLVLFDYHVDNLLLLPNRPGVKACGLLDFQDAVIGPVTYDLMSLLEDARRDIDPGLVADMKARYCATFPEMTQDDFETSWAVMAAQRHLRVIGTFARLKLRDGKPHYLEHMPRLWRYMDRCLQHPVLAPLKQWLDTHVPSPLRVL from the coding sequence ATGACGTGGGATCGCACCCAAGCCGCAGATGATTTTCTAGCCGCCAATGGCTGGGCCGGTGCAACACGTAAACCGCTGGCAGGAGATGCCTCATTCCGCCGTTACGAGCGCATCATCAAGGACGGTGAAGCTGACACCGTGTTGATGGATGCGCCGCCACCGCAGGAAGATGTGCGCCCATTCGTGGCAATTGGCCAGCACCTCGTTAAACTTGGATTCTCCGCTCCGGACATTCTGGCCGAAGATACACAGCAAGGGTTTCTGCTGCTGGAAGACCTTGGCGACAACACCTACACGAGACTCCTGACGAACGATCACGACGAAACCGAACTCTATGAACTGGCAACGGACGTTCTGATTCACTTGAACAGGTTTGCGGTGTCCGAGGTTACACCCCCTGGGGTGATCCCCTACGGGAAAGCACGGTTGTTGGAAGAAGTAGACCGCCTGAACACGTGGTACCTTCCGCTGGTCAACGCACCCGAGCTTTCGACTGAGGTTCGGCAAACTTACATGGATATTTGGACGGCCCTGTTGCCGCAAGCTTGGCGCGCGCCTGAATCTTTGGTCCTTTTCGATTATCATGTCGATAATTTGCTGCTGTTGCCAAACAGACCCGGAGTAAAAGCCTGCGGGCTGCTTGATTTTCAAGATGCGGTCATTGGCCCGGTGACGTACGATTTGATGTCGCTGCTGGAAGACGCCCGCCGCGACATCGACCCAGGTTTGGTTGCTGACATGAAAGCGCGTTATTGCGCGACTTTCCCCGAGATGACCCAAGACGACTTCGAGACCTCTTGGGCGGTGATGGCGGCGCAACGTCATCTGCGTGTGATTGGCACCTTCGCGCGCCTCAAACTGCGAGATGGCAAACCCCATTATCTGGAACACATGCCGCGCCTCTGGCGATACATGGACAGATGCCTGCAACACCCCGTACTTGCGCCTCTCAAACAGTGGCTGGACACCCATGTGCCATCTCCGCTGCGTGTTTTGTAG
- the ahcY gene encoding adenosylhomocysteinase, whose product MSFTDYKVADISLAEWGRHETEMAETEMPGLMATREEYGSSKPLAGARIAGCLHMTIQTAVLIETLTALGAEVRWSSCNIFSTQDHAAAAIAAAEIPVFAWKGMTDEEFWWAIEQTIEGPDGWRPNMILDDGGDLTQIMHEKYPELLNDVRGISEETTTGVHRLYEMAKAGTLKVPCINVNDSVTKSKFDNVYGCRESLVDGVRRATDVMMAGKVAVVNGYGDVGKGSADSMRNAGCRVMVTEVDPICALQAAMEGFEVTTMEDAAPVGDIFVTTTGNVDVITLEHMREMKHRAIVCNIGHFDTEIEVDALKNYKWHNVKPQVDEIEFPDGKRIILLAEGRLVNLGCATGHPSFVMSASFTNQVLAQIELWKNADNYEKQVYVLPKHLDEKVAALHLEKIGAKLTKLTPKQAAYIGVDAQGPFKPEAYRY is encoded by the coding sequence ATGAGTTTTACAGATTACAAAGTTGCTGACATTTCTCTGGCTGAGTGGGGCCGCCACGAAACCGAAATGGCCGAAACCGAAATGCCTGGCCTGATGGCCACTCGTGAAGAGTATGGCAGCAGCAAACCCCTCGCAGGCGCACGCATTGCAGGTTGCCTGCACATGACCATCCAAACCGCGGTGCTGATTGAAACATTGACCGCATTGGGTGCCGAAGTGCGCTGGAGCTCCTGCAATATCTTTTCAACCCAAGATCACGCGGCCGCGGCCATCGCAGCAGCAGAAATTCCTGTGTTTGCCTGGAAAGGTATGACCGACGAAGAATTCTGGTGGGCGATTGAGCAGACCATTGAAGGCCCTGATGGCTGGCGTCCGAACATGATTTTGGATGACGGCGGCGATCTGACCCAGATCATGCACGAAAAGTATCCCGAGTTGTTAAATGACGTGCGCGGCATTTCCGAAGAAACCACAACAGGCGTACACCGCCTTTATGAAATGGCCAAAGCCGGTACCCTGAAAGTGCCGTGTATTAACGTCAACGACAGTGTCACCAAATCTAAGTTTGATAACGTTTACGGCTGCCGCGAAAGCCTGGTCGACGGCGTGCGGCGCGCCACCGACGTGATGATGGCTGGTAAAGTGGCCGTGGTGAATGGCTATGGCGACGTTGGCAAGGGTTCCGCAGATTCCATGCGCAACGCCGGCTGTCGTGTGATGGTGACAGAAGTTGATCCCATCTGTGCGCTGCAAGCCGCCATGGAAGGGTTCGAGGTCACCACCATGGAAGATGCGGCCCCAGTGGGCGACATCTTCGTGACGACCACTGGCAACGTGGATGTGATTACCCTTGAGCACATGCGGGAAATGAAGCACCGCGCCATCGTCTGCAACATCGGTCACTTTGATACCGAAATTGAGGTCGATGCCCTTAAGAACTACAAATGGCACAACGTAAAACCGCAGGTTGACGAAATTGAGTTCCCTGACGGCAAGCGCATTATTCTTCTGGCCGAAGGCCGTTTGGTGAACCTGGGCTGCGCAACCGGCCATCCCAGTTTTGTGATGAGCGCCTCCTTCACCAACCAGGTGCTGGCTCAAATCGAGTTGTGGAAAAATGCCGATAACTACGAAAAGCAAGTGTACGTGTTGCCGAAGCACCTGGACGAAAAAGTGGCCGCCCTTCACCTAGAAAAAATTGGTGCAAAACTGACGAAACTGACACCAAAACAGGCTGCGTACATCGGAGTGGATGCCCAAGGCCCATTTAAGCCAGAGGCTTATCGTTACTAG
- a CDS encoding TIGR02466 family protein, with product MVSNNMIENKALRENGMQATDFKLSDGTFVWWTTPILKRRLPDTAGVNSELKKIVLERAESSRTVQKSNEGGWHSDEDLLSWGGPAIAQLQRWIVEGFQDLTTAMSGGRPYKGNLELNAWANLNRTGNYNNIHTHPACVWSGVYYVEVGDPPTERHPKSGAIEFFDPRAGAEMVALPGLPFSQQKLIIPASGQIIMFPSWLKHLVHPYWGEQERISIAFNVRLRPTV from the coding sequence ATGGTCAGCAATAATATGATCGAGAATAAGGCTTTACGAGAAAACGGTATGCAGGCGACGGATTTCAAGTTGTCTGACGGTACATTTGTGTGGTGGACAACGCCGATTTTGAAACGGCGGTTGCCCGACACCGCTGGGGTCAATTCTGAGTTAAAGAAAATAGTGTTGGAGCGCGCCGAATCCTCTCGCACAGTTCAAAAAAGTAACGAGGGCGGCTGGCATTCCGATGAAGATTTGCTCAGTTGGGGTGGTCCAGCGATCGCGCAGTTGCAGCGGTGGATTGTTGAAGGCTTTCAAGATTTGACCACAGCAATGTCTGGTGGCCGACCATATAAGGGAAACTTGGAACTCAACGCTTGGGCTAATCTTAATCGTACTGGAAACTATAACAACATTCACACCCACCCCGCCTGTGTTTGGTCTGGTGTGTATTATGTCGAGGTGGGGGATCCCCCAACCGAGCGGCATCCTAAATCTGGTGCGATCGAATTTTTTGATCCCAGAGCGGGTGCTGAGATGGTCGCCCTGCCGGGGTTACCCTTTTCTCAGCAGAAATTGATTATTCCCGCGTCTGGGCAGATCATCATGTTTCCAAGCTGGTTGAAGCACCTTGTTCACCCCTATTGGGGTGAACAAGAGCGCATCTCAATTGCGTTTAATGTTCGGTTGCGACCAACAGTTTAA
- the rapZ gene encoding RNase adapter RapZ: MTETPPKLSDEGVRLFIVTGMSGAGKSSALNAMEDLGFETVDNLPVYLLEAALRGGGPDRPLVIGIDVRTRDFDAENLVKALQHIAQEGTSDGAQGDRVTPTLIYLDSDDEVLQRRFTETRRPHPLAGDLPVASAITLERDLLRPVQAAADLVLDTSNLTTADLKRLLEKTFSDKAERAMHIHLVSFGYRNGLPREADLVFDVRFLRNPHYVPDLKPLSGLDQPVGDYVAADQDFESFMVHLKGLLMPLLPRYREEGKSYLTIAIGCTGGRHRSVYTVEQMAKWLTSQGIAFDFRHRDLNDQ, encoded by the coding sequence ATGACTGAAACACCACCGAAATTGAGTGATGAGGGCGTCCGCCTTTTCATCGTCACAGGCATGTCGGGAGCCGGCAAAAGCTCGGCGTTAAACGCCATGGAAGACCTCGGGTTTGAAACCGTCGATAATCTGCCTGTGTATCTGTTAGAAGCTGCACTGCGCGGTGGTGGACCTGACCGGCCGCTGGTGATTGGCATCGACGTCCGCACCCGTGACTTCGATGCCGAAAACCTGGTCAAGGCATTACAGCATATTGCCCAAGAGGGCACCTCTGATGGCGCGCAAGGTGACCGTGTAACACCAACCCTGATTTATCTCGACAGTGACGATGAGGTCTTGCAGCGGCGATTCACAGAAACACGTCGACCTCATCCGTTAGCCGGAGATCTTCCCGTCGCGAGCGCCATTACATTGGAACGTGACTTGCTTCGTCCTGTCCAGGCGGCGGCGGATTTGGTGCTTGATACCTCTAACCTCACAACCGCAGATTTGAAACGGTTGTTGGAAAAAACCTTCAGCGATAAAGCCGAACGCGCCATGCATATTCATTTGGTGTCCTTCGGGTATCGCAATGGACTGCCACGCGAGGCCGACTTGGTGTTTGATGTGCGCTTCCTGCGTAACCCCCATTATGTGCCGGATCTCAAACCCCTATCCGGACTCGATCAACCCGTGGGTGATTATGTGGCCGCCGATCAAGACTTTGAGTCGTTTATGGTGCACCTTAAAGGTTTACTGATGCCACTGTTGCCACGCTACCGGGAAGAAGGCAAAAGTTACCTGACCATTGCCATTGGCTGCACCGGGGGACGGCATCGGTCTGTTTATACCGTTGAACAGATGGCCAAATGGCTCACATCACAGGGGATTGCGTTTGACTTCCGCCACCGTGACCTGAATGATCAATAA
- the tsaE gene encoding tRNA (adenosine(37)-N6)-threonylcarbamoyltransferase complex ATPase subunit type 1 TsaE — MTSLSLTSETETLALGAALAKHATSGDVITLSGTLGAGKTVLARGFITERLGKTTDIASPTFTLVHVYDTVTPEIWHFDWYRLKHPDEVQELGVEDAFASGLSLIEWPEKAAAWLPRDRLDITLTIDPKTAHRVATLKADPIWSDRLKNLDEVSDVS; from the coding sequence GTGACATCTCTTTCTCTCACCTCTGAAACTGAAACGCTTGCGCTGGGCGCTGCCCTTGCAAAACACGCTACCAGTGGTGATGTCATCACCCTGTCTGGGACGCTAGGCGCTGGTAAAACGGTTCTGGCGCGAGGGTTTATTACTGAACGCCTGGGGAAAACCACGGATATCGCCAGTCCGACGTTTACCCTGGTGCATGTCTACGACACCGTTACACCAGAAATCTGGCATTTCGATTGGTACCGCCTGAAACACCCCGATGAGGTGCAGGAACTTGGCGTGGAGGATGCGTTTGCATCGGGTCTCAGTTTAATCGAATGGCCTGAAAAAGCCGCAGCCTGGTTGCCACGAGACCGCTTGGACATCACGCTAACGATCGATCCAAAGACCGCGCACCGAGTGGCCACACTGAAAGCTGATCCAATCTGGTCAGATCGGTTGAAAAATCTTGATGAGGTATCAGACGTATCATGA
- a CDS encoding nucleotidyltransferase family protein, giving the protein MPINTAMILAAGLGTRMRPLTDNLPKPMVKVGGKALIDWVLDDLTKAGVANAVVNVHYKADLLRSHVQQRTRPTISISDETQILLETGGGVAAALPLINDDVFLVTNSDALWSKGLAPALETLRTAWSQMTEAAEIDALLLLAQMNRAFGFDGAGDFFVDADNVPSRRGDNASAPTVYAGTQLVHRRIFERCPAGAFSFNALWNKAFEANRLRAIVHDDNWYHVGTPEAVDPTAQALVNTGNAP; this is encoded by the coding sequence ATGCCCATCAACACGGCAATGATTTTGGCCGCTGGCCTGGGCACACGCATGCGGCCCTTAACAGATAACTTGCCCAAACCCATGGTAAAGGTCGGCGGCAAGGCCCTGATTGATTGGGTGCTTGATGACTTGACCAAGGCTGGCGTGGCCAACGCGGTGGTTAATGTTCACTACAAAGCAGACCTGTTGCGCAGCCATGTTCAGCAACGCACGCGACCAACCATCAGCATATCTGACGAAACTCAAATTTTGCTTGAAACAGGCGGCGGCGTTGCCGCAGCGTTGCCGCTGATTAACGATGATGTCTTTCTTGTGACCAACAGCGACGCACTCTGGAGTAAAGGACTAGCGCCAGCGCTGGAGACTCTCAGAACCGCGTGGTCGCAGATGACAGAGGCAGCTGAAATTGACGCCCTGTTGTTGCTGGCTCAAATGAACCGCGCCTTCGGATTTGACGGTGCGGGGGACTTTTTTGTCGACGCAGACAACGTCCCCTCGCGTCGTGGTGACAACGCGTCTGCGCCAACGGTTTATGCGGGCACGCAACTTGTGCATCGTCGGATTTTCGAAAGATGCCCCGCAGGGGCCTTCTCTTTCAACGCGCTTTGGAACAAAGCTTTTGAAGCGAACCGGTTAAGAGCGATCGTTCACGACGATAACTGGTATCATGTCGGCA
- a CDS encoding HPr family phosphocarrier protein: MSDPIHRTARIINTKGLHARAAAKFCKTAEQFDAQVTVSRGELEVSSCSIMGLLMLAAAPGTEISLSATGADAAAAVDSLCQLVEDGFHED; encoded by the coding sequence ATGTCAGACCCCATTCACCGCACGGCCAGAATCATAAACACCAAAGGACTGCACGCGCGAGCGGCGGCAAAATTCTGCAAGACAGCTGAACAATTTGATGCCCAAGTCACCGTGTCACGCGGGGAACTGGAAGTCTCAAGTTGCTCTATCATGGGCCTATTGATGCTCGCCGCTGCACCGGGAACTGAGATCAGCTTATCCGCAACCGGCGCAGACGCCGCAGCGGCAGTGGATAGCTTGTGCCAGCTCGTAGAGGACGGCTTCCATGAAGACTGA
- a CDS encoding PAS-domain containing protein, translating to MTLSPLWLAIAGATLLILLPALAVLYWQHRGWRRAEQDRETSDRRGASMTAALDASPDGYFGWFGQDSDTGQCSRRLAVLLDLYRGLDSSFEDVLSGFEKDAADLLSLSVETLRHNGRGFTIELDHVATGRRIEARGVRAATQSENSESGLAGSISVDMVWMSDVTEGVAAVETLTHENAYLVETNQRLKSTLDGLTSPVWLRDDDLSLVYCNAAYIKAVDARNISDVTSRGRELAPRASVREVRALAAAARASGVTRSAPFHMVIDGSRRLMEVTENPVSLNQLADAGDGEDKSDVSTTTPTLFGDGSGLMTAGVAYDVTRQEELETRLGRETAAHAEVLERLGTAIAVFGADQRLAFHNTAFTQLWGLDSHWLRDGPSYGAVLEALRDQRRLPEVADFPAFKEKELDRFHSLIDPLEDVMHLPDGMTLRRVVAPHPMGGLLTTYEDVTDTLAMERSYNTLIAVQRETIDNLNEAIAVFTTDGQLQLANPAFLSLWNLPKHIVEEQTSVADVMEMMATTFADAENLTGYQSLVLGALSPDSERLTRQAKFECRDGVVVEVVAAPLPDGGVLFSYDDISDPARVEHALRTRARTLTDNEKLRSAFIADAMDELRTPLKMLAAHSEIKHSENKTPKNNLETGTVYDTAYNTATSLLRLIDDISVLSSLDTDKDTLTLDSFDFIEALNSVVSLTRENFKTKNFNIETDVSNTIEWIVGDSKRIRQMLYHLISGAVDGTRPGSTVTLTVQKASQSDDRSGLMMIATGPSFNGHGDNFHWTGITLIKHVSDLHGGTCDPEILEDGTRQVICRLPGNT from the coding sequence ATGACACTCTCACCCCTTTGGTTGGCTATTGCAGGCGCAACCCTCTTAATCCTCCTGCCCGCTCTTGCTGTGCTCTACTGGCAGCACAGAGGCTGGCGCCGTGCGGAACAAGACCGCGAGACTTCTGACCGGCGCGGGGCCTCTATGACTGCGGCGCTGGATGCCTCACCTGACGGATATTTTGGCTGGTTTGGTCAAGACAGTGACACAGGCCAATGCTCACGTCGCCTGGCCGTATTACTGGACTTGTATCGGGGTTTAGACTCAAGTTTTGAGGACGTCTTAAGCGGATTTGAAAAGGATGCAGCAGATCTTTTGAGTCTCTCGGTTGAAACCCTGCGACACAATGGGCGCGGTTTTACGATTGAGTTAGATCATGTTGCGACTGGACGGCGCATCGAAGCACGCGGCGTACGGGCCGCGACTCAAAGCGAAAACAGTGAGTCTGGGCTAGCTGGCTCTATATCCGTTGATATGGTCTGGATGAGCGACGTTACAGAAGGCGTCGCCGCCGTTGAGACCTTAACGCACGAAAATGCGTATTTGGTCGAGACCAACCAACGCCTGAAAAGTACCTTAGATGGATTGACCTCACCCGTTTGGTTGCGAGACGACGATTTGTCTCTGGTCTATTGCAACGCGGCTTATATCAAAGCCGTAGACGCGCGCAATATCTCAGACGTAACAAGCCGCGGCAGAGAACTGGCCCCCCGTGCCTCGGTGCGAGAAGTCCGGGCGCTTGCCGCCGCCGCGCGCGCCTCTGGTGTCACGCGGTCGGCCCCTTTTCATATGGTCATTGATGGCAGCCGCAGGCTGATGGAAGTCACCGAGAACCCGGTGTCTTTGAACCAACTGGCTGATGCTGGTGACGGAGAAGACAAATCTGACGTCTCCACCACCACCCCAACACTCTTTGGCGATGGCAGCGGCTTGATGACGGCAGGTGTGGCCTATGATGTCACCCGGCAGGAGGAGTTGGAAACACGCCTGGGCCGCGAAACAGCCGCCCATGCAGAAGTTTTGGAACGCCTGGGGACAGCCATCGCTGTTTTCGGTGCCGATCAAAGACTAGCCTTTCACAACACAGCCTTTACCCAACTCTGGGGTCTCGACTCGCACTGGCTGCGCGACGGGCCTTCTTATGGTGCCGTGTTGGAAGCGTTACGGGATCAACGGCGCTTGCCGGAAGTGGCTGATTTTCCGGCCTTTAAAGAAAAAGAGTTGGACCGGTTTCATTCCCTGATCGACCCGTTGGAAGACGTCATGCACCTGCCCGACGGCATGACGCTGCGCCGGGTGGTCGCCCCTCACCCCATGGGCGGACTGCTGACCACCTATGAAGACGTTACCGACACTTTGGCCATGGAGCGCTCCTACAACACGCTGATCGCCGTGCAGCGGGAGACCATCGACAACTTAAATGAGGCCATTGCCGTTTTTACGACCGATGGCCAACTGCAACTGGCCAATCCAGCATTTCTATCGTTGTGGAATCTCCCCAAGCACATCGTCGAAGAACAAACGTCCGTGGCGGACGTCATGGAAATGATGGCAACCACCTTTGCCGATGCAGAAAATTTAACGGGCTATCAGAGCCTCGTGTTGGGGGCCCTCTCACCAGACTCCGAACGTCTCACGCGCCAAGCCAAGTTTGAATGCCGCGATGGCGTCGTTGTGGAAGTGGTGGCCGCACCCTTGCCCGACGGCGGAGTTCTGTTTTCCTATGATGATATTTCTGATCCAGCGCGCGTGGAGCATGCCTTGCGCACGCGGGCGCGAACTTTAACCGACAACGAAAAACTGCGCAGCGCCTTCATCGCGGATGCCATGGACGAATTGCGCACCCCATTGAAAATGTTGGCGGCACACTCCGAAATCAAACACTCGGAAAACAAAACGCCGAAAAACAACCTGGAAACCGGAACCGTATATGACACGGCATATAACACCGCCACGAGCTTGTTGCGCCTGATCGACGACATCAGCGTTCTGTCTTCGCTCGACACCGATAAAGATACGCTGACTTTAGACAGCTTCGATTTTATTGAGGCGTTGAATTCTGTTGTGAGCCTCACCCGCGAGAACTTTAAGACTAAAAATTTCAATATAGAAACAGACGTTTCAAACACCATTGAGTGGATCGTGGGCGATTCCAAACGCATTCGACAGATGCTATATCATTTAATCAGTGGCGCTGTTGATGGAACAAGGCCTGGCAGCACCGTCACCCTGACGGTCCAGAAAGCCTCGCAGAGTGACGACCGCTCTGGATTGATGATGATCGCCACCGGACCCAGCTTCAACGGTCACGGCGACAACTTCCACTGGACTGGGATTACACTCATCAAGCATGTGTCTGACCTGCATGGTGGAACGTGCGACCCAGAAATCCTAGAAGATGGGACACGTCAGGTCATTTGCCGGCTGCCAGGCAACACCTAA
- the ptsP gene encoding phosphoenolpyruvate--protein phosphotransferase, protein MKTDPPARKDSGKEQQFSGLAVGRGIAIGTVYRHDSRYNVYVREVRIPASRIKREQARLTNAARKSSREIDLLQKKASQLPGAAREELGYLLDAYQQMLKGSRLIRGVEKRIEQDRINAEAAVLKEINLMEEAFAAMEDSYLSTRIDDIREVGNRLVRCLGKKESVAFGSLPRNAVIVSDELSPADTALLDPSQVAGLATVLGGVESHTAIMARSLALPAVVAATELTNWARNGDTLIVDGSAGYVILNPTAATLAEYRKRRAAYLRSRRLLDKLRTVPAVTQDGVAVNLQANIELPTEIDSVIKSGATGIGLLRSEFLFMNRTDLPREDEQFEVLRNVVDRMDGRPVTIRTLDIGADKLSDALGFEPGPNPSLGLRAIRFSLRHRKPFMEQLTAILRAGAYGPVRILLPMVCTVGEVREVRRILTRLAGRLRRKGVKIADPIPPLGIMIEIPGAALAADALAAEADFFAIGTNDLTQYTLAIDRSDETVAHLYNPLHPAVLRLIQFSAEAAAAAGIPVSICGEMAGDERLTPLLLGLGITELSMAAGSIPRVKKRVRALNLSAVSGRARRLTNDADSERLNAFIQEMANV, encoded by the coding sequence ATGAAGACTGATCCCCCTGCGCGCAAAGACAGCGGCAAAGAGCAGCAGTTTTCAGGATTAGCCGTGGGGCGCGGGATCGCCATTGGCACCGTGTATCGTCATGATTCGCGCTACAACGTGTATGTGCGAGAAGTCCGCATTCCAGCGAGCCGCATCAAGCGTGAGCAAGCCAGACTGACCAATGCCGCGCGCAAGTCGAGCCGGGAAATCGACCTGCTTCAGAAAAAGGCCTCACAGTTGCCGGGTGCCGCACGCGAAGAGCTCGGCTATCTTTTGGATGCCTATCAACAGATGCTCAAGGGATCACGCTTGATCCGCGGCGTCGAAAAACGCATCGAACAAGACCGAATCAATGCCGAAGCTGCGGTTCTTAAAGAAATCAATCTGATGGAAGAAGCCTTTGCGGCTATGGAAGACAGCTACTTGTCGACCCGCATTGACGACATCCGTGAGGTCGGGAACCGCTTGGTGCGGTGCCTGGGCAAAAAAGAGTCCGTTGCGTTTGGATCCCTGCCGCGCAATGCCGTAATCGTCAGCGATGAACTGTCACCGGCTGATACGGCTTTGCTAGACCCGAGCCAAGTGGCCGGTCTGGCCACCGTACTCGGTGGCGTTGAAAGTCATACGGCGATCATGGCCCGTTCCTTGGCTCTGCCTGCTGTTGTTGCAGCCACGGAGCTTACAAACTGGGCACGCAATGGCGACACGTTGATCGTCGATGGCAGCGCCGGATATGTCATTCTCAATCCGACGGCAGCGACGTTGGCGGAATATCGCAAGCGCCGCGCGGCCTATTTACGCAGCCGCAGATTACTGGACAAATTGCGCACGGTCCCAGCGGTGACTCAAGATGGCGTGGCGGTAAATCTCCAGGCCAATATTGAGCTGCCAACCGAGATCGACAGCGTCATTAAATCCGGCGCGACCGGCATTGGACTGCTGCGCAGTGAGTTCCTGTTTATGAACCGGACTGACCTGCCTCGGGAAGACGAGCAGTTCGAAGTTCTACGCAATGTTGTCGACCGGATGGATGGACGCCCGGTGACCATTCGCACCCTCGATATTGGCGCGGACAAACTGAGCGATGCCCTTGGCTTCGAACCCGGCCCCAATCCATCGCTTGGATTACGCGCCATCCGTTTCTCGCTGCGCCACCGCAAACCCTTCATGGAACAACTGACCGCTATTCTGCGCGCCGGCGCCTATGGCCCGGTTCGAATTCTTCTGCCCATGGTCTGTACCGTAGGAGAAGTGCGCGAGGTCCGGCGCATTTTAACCCGATTGGCTGGCCGGCTTAGACGCAAGGGCGTGAAAATTGCAGACCCGATTCCACCGCTTGGAATCATGATCGAGATTCCGGGGGCCGCTTTGGCGGCAGACGCTCTGGCCGCCGAGGCCGATTTTTTCGCCATTGGCACGAACGATTTAACACAATACACACTGGCCATTGATCGCAGCGACGAAACCGTAGCGCACCTCTACAATCCGCTGCACCCAGCCGTCCTGAGACTGATCCAGTTTTCAGCTGAAGCCGCCGCCGCCGCCGGTATACCTGTGTCGATTTGCGGCGAAATGGCCGGCGATGAACGCTTAACCCCACTTCTACTGGGTTTAGGCATCACGGAACTGTCGATGGCTGCAGGCAGTATTCCGCGGGTGAAAAAGCGGGTGCGTGCGCTCAACCTCTCCGCCGTGTCCGGCCGCGCCCGGCGGCTGACCAATGACGCGGATTCCGAGCGTCTGAACGCCTTTATTCAAGAGATGGCAAACGTATAA
- a CDS encoding TIGR02466 family protein — protein sequence MKLKHQDDIDFIWGTPVFTFTWPNATAINAELKVLILERKASQPTLHANSHEGWRSSDDFLKWPSPAVQTFQGWIIEAFKKATQGTSRGQDYSGSIRISSWANVNHAGDFKAVHRHPNSGWSGMYYVDVHEPEDNLKGPGLKRPSLKSQGQIYFQDPRCGAGMCPDAFNLFGQERSLQPSNGEMFLFPSWLPHGLSPCHGKGERISIAFNIALLDLM from the coding sequence ATGAAACTCAAACACCAGGACGATATAGATTTTATTTGGGGAACTCCCGTATTTACGTTCACGTGGCCAAATGCAACCGCAATTAATGCCGAGCTCAAGGTCTTAATTCTTGAGCGCAAGGCAAGTCAGCCCACGCTTCACGCGAATAGCCATGAAGGCTGGCGTTCTTCTGATGATTTTCTGAAATGGCCTTCGCCGGCGGTTCAAACCTTTCAGGGATGGATCATTGAGGCTTTTAAGAAAGCGACACAGGGCACGAGCAGAGGGCAGGATTATAGCGGCAGCATTCGCATATCCAGTTGGGCCAATGTAAATCACGCTGGCGATTTCAAAGCCGTTCACAGACATCCAAACAGTGGCTGGTCAGGCATGTACTACGTTGATGTCCACGAACCTGAAGACAATTTAAAGGGCCCGGGCTTAAAGCGCCCGTCCTTAAAGAGCCAAGGCCAAATTTACTTTCAGGATCCCAGATGTGGTGCTGGGATGTGCCCAGATGCTTTTAACTTATTTGGACAAGAGCGTAGCCTCCAACCATCAAACGGCGAGATGTTTTTGTTTCCCTCATGGCTGCCACACGGCCTGTCGCCGTGCCACGGTAAGGGCGAGCGCATTTCTATTGCCTTCAACATTGCCCTCTTGGATTTGATGTAA